A single genomic interval of Pomacea canaliculata isolate SZHN2017 linkage group LG5, ASM307304v1, whole genome shotgun sequence harbors:
- the LOC112564158 gene encoding uncharacterized protein LOC112564158 isoform X1 produces the protein MDSLRDSHDEIKCSKSGLFSSSKECQHLHAIGCALCKHEQGTVDENSVCKHFSSETLVKHKLSSEQQTKNNFGLPDIIYEDISDGEVQPDVESFKETVCSFNCNSKPTKRSQLERSHSNSFEVQTLSKLSLEQQTEDSHGLFGTVYEDLSDEEIQLAEESAMYREVHICAGHSELKIENHKVLSNNTIYENVSDDEIQPNGKYLLCRDYSCAGNSELKAENRQGLSNNTIYENVSDEEIQPEKNTTKLLGDTEQSAPWLFSVPPQHGEKGGTVRVAAKNSECLQMESSPIPTVISVRSDSVPSKRVVERTLTVPLLSWKEVSFDLRQRDSLNSISGKNETEHKKMVNPVKDQVYGSDARSGISSLEEATGNADGSLHTRSTQRVTPHGQSSVQETENAFSCNNPDNRSHGHREEGWQTKDKQPFLISPEKLQAFRNALKGSEKFRPKWPQSDTDLSHDDEEKMREPDIVKERRLISHTGQEQGHLAITEHNVEVEMEELEESEVFQMDIDAENRYTPPGSVVHTNIPEFSVPGEPCGNQNLVTPAKHFEHSATAAGMRQVLTNMQDRCSTSMKSVYLETCDEFSHHTRRQGSSESSSSSPPVLEPIYGKESKQPELVKLHQMGTQNTTITLSKEASSLSVLPRQGNRRFSKSSEEAVCHSNSLDSSRHQDQHDTLDATAQNSRNTQEPVSAKLKEKSVTALPHPFDASKHCADHERVDFFDDIYNGAVIPSFSSDSSDDELSEGLDSPLKFSAAHHSSPSSRCDSLSLQHNSNLVDEATPDTSIHSFSTAQPAAQYSLDYLLMETKKNEAVNKEIQTLQEKLQRGILLGGFEAVGENECNSDDDGLSAEHREALEKLKLNYSHIPEVHPGEVVLLATGCGRIFNEALSPLRCGFSPSNNSSLEKEIANIQPAYVSDLICSGVISMTSLSCKESLMRWMFFLSSVHSNGIIALKCVEEIAEMIQWHMETNRPECNTWSPEISDILRIFVNWGAKPEKVIFDQSVVCNINQLSEVLDEGHSVPQPKVTYRNIEAVLRVLSSCLQARPSYSNGELTQLLLMLCKLALDPMLSNQILQYEIQVCLSSVMKCYSLKQWLTAVPSLSHQLARLTSHHHNHVYLAQHLGFSERSRQLQQQMAFQLLKDALPLGDGGDVENTEKEVRKFKLKDLTELLPR, from the exons ATGGATTCATTAAGGGATTCTCATGACGagataaaatgttcaaaatcaGGACTTTTTAGTAGCAGCAAGGAATGTCAACATCTTCACGCTATCGGTTGTGCATTGTGCAAACATGAACAAGGTACTGTTGATGAAAATTCCGTATGTAAACACTTTTCCTCTGAGACATTGGTAAAGCACAAGCTATCTTCagagcaacaaacaaaaaacaactttggCTTACCTGATATTATTTATGAAGATATTTCAGATGGAGAGGTTCAGCCAGATGTAGAATCTTTCAAGGAAACTGTGTGTAGTTTTAATTGTAACAGCAAACCAACCAAAAGAAGTCAGTTGGAAAGGTCGCACAGTAATTCTTTTGAAGTTCAGACTTTGTCCAAGTTATCTTTAGAGCAACAAACAGAAGACAGTCATGGCTTATTTGGTACTGTTTATGAAGATCTTTCAGATGAAGAAATTCAGCTAGCTGAAGAATCTGCAATGTACAGAGAAGTTCACATATGTGCAGGTCATtcagaattaaagatagaaaaccACAAAGTTTTAAGTAATAACACTATATatgaaaatgtttcagatgATGAAATTCAACCAAAtgggaaatatttattatgcagAGATTACTCTTGTGCAGGTAACTCTGAGTTAAAGGCAGAAAACCGCCAGGGCTTGAGCAATAACACCATATatgaaaatgtttcagatgAGGAAATTCAGCCAGAGAAGAACACTACAAAGCTGCTAGGTGACACAGAGCAATCTGCACCTTGGCTATTTTCTGTGCCACCACAACACGGGGAAAAAGGAGGAACCGTCAGGGTGGCTGCTAAAAATAGTGAATGTCTTCAGATGGAGTCTTCACCTATTCCTACTGTTATCAGTGTACGCTCAGATAGTGTGCCAAGCAAGCGTGTTGTTGAAAGAACTCTGACTGTTCCTCTTTTGAGTTGGAAAGAAGTTAGTTTTGACCTAAGACAGAGGGATTCACTGAACTCTATCAGTGGCAAAAATGAGACAGagcataaaaaaatggtaaatcCGGTGAAAGACCAAGTTTATGGATCAGATGCAAGATCTGGTATAAGCAGTTTGGAAGAAGCAACTGGCAATGCTGATGGCTCTCTACACACAAGGTCCACACAAAGAGTAACGCCTCATGGACAGTCATCTGTACAAGAAACTGAGAATGCATTCAGTTGTAATAATCCTGATAACAGATCACATGGTCATCGTGAAGAAGGATGGCAAACCAAAGACAAGCAGCCTTTTTTGATCTCTCCAGAAAAACTCCAAGCATTTCGGAATGCCTTAAAGGGGTCTGAGAAATTCAGACCTAAATGGCCTCAATCTGACACTGATTTATCTCATGACGATGAAGAAAAGATGAGAGAACCAGATATAGTGAAGGAAAGAAGGCTAATTTCACATACTGGGCAAGAACAAGGGCACTTGGCAATAACTGAGCATAATGTAGAGGTTGAGATGGAAGAACTTGAAGAATCTGAAGTCTTCCAGATGGACATTGATGCTGAGAATCGGTATACACCCCCAGGTAGTGTTGTTCACACCAACATCCCAGAATTTTCTGTTCCTGGTGAGCCGTGTGGCAATCAAAACTTGGTGACTCCAGCAAAGCACTTTGAGCATTCTGCTACAGCAGCGGGAATGAGACAGGTTTTAACAAATATGCAGGACAGATGTTCCACAAGTATGAAGTCAGTTTACTTGGAAACATGTGATGAGTTCAGTCATCATACAAGAAGACAGGGATCCTCAGAAAGCAGCTCCTCATCGCCTCCTGTCCTAGAACCCATCTATGGCAAGGAATCAAAACAGCCTGAGCTTGTAAAACTTCACCAGATGGGCACCCAGAATACTACCATTACTTTAAGTAAAGAAGCATCCAGCTTAAGTGTACTTCCTAGGCAAGGCAACAGAAGATTTTCTAAAAGCTCAGAGGAAGCTGTTTGCCATTCGAACAGTCTGGACTCCAGTAGACATCAGGATCAACATGATACTTTGGATGCCACTGCCCAGAACTCCAGAAATACACAAGAGCCTGTTTCTGCAAAGCTGAAAGAGAAATCGGTTACAGCCTTACCTCATCCTTTTGATGCAAGCAAGCATTGTGCTGACCATGAAAGGGTTGACTTCTTTGACGACATTTACAATG GTGCTGTGATTCCATCGTTTAGCAGTGATTCCTCTGATGATGAATTGAGTGAAGGGCTAGATTCACCTTTAAAATT TTCTGCAGCTCATCATTCATCACCTTCATCACGATGTGATTCACTTAGCTTGCAGCATAACAGT AACTTGGTGGATGAGGCCACACCTGATACATCCATTCACTCCTTCAGTACAGCACAGCCTGCAGCTCAGTATTCTTTGGATTACCTGCTCATggagaccaaaaaaaat GAGGCAGTCAACAAAGAGATTCAGACCCTGCAAGAAAAACTTCAG AGAGGAATCTTGCTTGGAGGCTTTGAGGCTGTAGGCGAGAATGAATGCAACTCTGATGATG ATGGTCTTTCAGCAGAACATCGAGAAGCACTTGAAAAA TTAAAGCTCAACTATAGCCACATTCCAGAAGTACACCCTGGTGAAGTAGTTTTGCTAGCTACAGGCTGTGGCAGAATATTTAACGAAGCACTGTCACCTCTCAGGTGTGGATTTTCACCTTCAAACAACAGCAGTCTGGAAAAAGAGATTGCCAACATCCAGCCAG CATATGTGTCTGATCTGATTTGCTCAGGAGTTATATCCATGACCTCCTTATCCTGCAAGGAGTCCTTAATGCGGTGGATGTTCTTTCTGT CTTCGGTGCATAGTAATGGGATCATTGCACTGAAGTGTGTTGAGGAGATAGCTGAAATGATACAATGGCATATGGAAACAAATAGACCAGAATGTAACACTTGGTCTCCAGAAATTTCTGACATCCTGCGTATTTTTGTCAACTGGG GAGCCAAGCCAGAGAAAGTCATATTTGATCAGAGTGTTGTATGTAATATAAATCAGTTGAG TGAGGTGCTGGATGAAGGACATTCTGTACCTCAGCCTAAAGTGACCTACAGAAACATCGAAGCTGTATTGAGGGTGTTGTCATCTTGTCTTCAGGCGag GCCTAGCTACAGTAACGGAGAACTGACAcagctgttgctgatgttgtgcAAGCTGGCTTTGGATCCGATGCTTAGCAA CCAGATATTGCAGTATGAGATTCAAGTGTGCTTGTCTTCTGTTATGAAGTGCTATAGTCTTAAGCAGTGGCTCACAGCT GTGCCATCACTGAGCCATCAGCTAGCCAGACTGACTAGTCACCACCACAACCATGTATATTTGGCACAACACCTAGGTTTCAGTGAGAGGAGTAGGCAGCTGCAGCAACAGATGGCTTTCCAGCTGCTCAAGGATGCACTGCCTctaggtgatggtggtgatgttgaAAATACTGAGAAAGAAGTCAGAAAATTTAAG TTGAAAGATCTGACAGAACTGCTGCCCAGATGA
- the LOC112564158 gene encoding SMC5-SMC6 complex localization factor protein 2-like isoform X4, protein MAGKKVSGLRQKDDSRTSFKIGSSYHRGSIIGDEEIQPEKNTTKLLGDTEQSAPWLFSVPPQHGEKGGTVRVAAKNSECLQMESSPIPTVISVRSDSVPSKRVVERTLTVPLLSWKEVSFDLRQRDSLNSISGKNETEHKKMVNPVKDQVYGSDARSGISSLEEATGNADGSLHTRSTQRVTPHGQSSVQETENAFSCNNPDNRSHGHREEGWQTKDKQPFLISPEKLQAFRNALKGSEKFRPKWPQSDTDLSHDDEEKMREPDIVKERRLISHTGQEQGHLAITEHNVEVEMEELEESEVFQMDIDAENRYTPPGSVVHTNIPEFSVPGEPCGNQNLVTPAKHFEHSATAAGMRQVLTNMQDRCSTSMKSVYLETCDEFSHHTRRQGSSESSSSSPPVLEPIYGKESKQPELVKLHQMGTQNTTITLSKEASSLSVLPRQGNRRFSKSSEEAVCHSNSLDSSRHQDQHDTLDATAQNSRNTQEPVSAKLKEKSVTALPHPFDASKHCADHERVDFFDDIYNGAVIPSFSSDSSDDELSEGLDSPLKFSAAHHSSPSSRCDSLSLQHNSNLVDEATPDTSIHSFSTAQPAAQYSLDYLLMETKKNEAVNKEIQTLQEKLQRGILLGGFEAVGENECNSDDDGLSAEHREALEKLKLNYSHIPEVHPGEVVLLATGCGRIFNEALSPLRCGFSPSNNSSLEKEIANIQPAYVSDLICSGVISMTSLSCKESLMRWMFFLSSVHSNGIIALKCVEEIAEMIQWHMETNRPECNTWSPEISDILRIFVNWGAKPEKVIFDQSVVCNINQLSEVLDEGHSVPQPKVTYRNIEAVLRVLSSCLQARPSYSNGELTQLLLMLCKLALDPMLSNQILQYEIQVCLSSVMKCYSLKQWLTAVPSLSHQLARLTSHHHNHVYLAQHLGFSERSRQLQQQMAFQLLKDALPLGDGGDVENTEKEVRKFKLKDLTELLPR, encoded by the exons ATGGCAGGCAAGAAGGTCTCGGGATTAAG aCAAAAAGATGACTCAAGGACAAGTTTCAAAATTGGATCATCTTATCACAGAGGAAGCATCATTGGAG atgAGGAAATTCAGCCAGAGAAGAACACTACAAAGCTGCTAGGTGACACAGAGCAATCTGCACCTTGGCTATTTTCTGTGCCACCACAACACGGGGAAAAAGGAGGAACCGTCAGGGTGGCTGCTAAAAATAGTGAATGTCTTCAGATGGAGTCTTCACCTATTCCTACTGTTATCAGTGTACGCTCAGATAGTGTGCCAAGCAAGCGTGTTGTTGAAAGAACTCTGACTGTTCCTCTTTTGAGTTGGAAAGAAGTTAGTTTTGACCTAAGACAGAGGGATTCACTGAACTCTATCAGTGGCAAAAATGAGACAGagcataaaaaaatggtaaatcCGGTGAAAGACCAAGTTTATGGATCAGATGCAAGATCTGGTATAAGCAGTTTGGAAGAAGCAACTGGCAATGCTGATGGCTCTCTACACACAAGGTCCACACAAAGAGTAACGCCTCATGGACAGTCATCTGTACAAGAAACTGAGAATGCATTCAGTTGTAATAATCCTGATAACAGATCACATGGTCATCGTGAAGAAGGATGGCAAACCAAAGACAAGCAGCCTTTTTTGATCTCTCCAGAAAAACTCCAAGCATTTCGGAATGCCTTAAAGGGGTCTGAGAAATTCAGACCTAAATGGCCTCAATCTGACACTGATTTATCTCATGACGATGAAGAAAAGATGAGAGAACCAGATATAGTGAAGGAAAGAAGGCTAATTTCACATACTGGGCAAGAACAAGGGCACTTGGCAATAACTGAGCATAATGTAGAGGTTGAGATGGAAGAACTTGAAGAATCTGAAGTCTTCCAGATGGACATTGATGCTGAGAATCGGTATACACCCCCAGGTAGTGTTGTTCACACCAACATCCCAGAATTTTCTGTTCCTGGTGAGCCGTGTGGCAATCAAAACTTGGTGACTCCAGCAAAGCACTTTGAGCATTCTGCTACAGCAGCGGGAATGAGACAGGTTTTAACAAATATGCAGGACAGATGTTCCACAAGTATGAAGTCAGTTTACTTGGAAACATGTGATGAGTTCAGTCATCATACAAGAAGACAGGGATCCTCAGAAAGCAGCTCCTCATCGCCTCCTGTCCTAGAACCCATCTATGGCAAGGAATCAAAACAGCCTGAGCTTGTAAAACTTCACCAGATGGGCACCCAGAATACTACCATTACTTTAAGTAAAGAAGCATCCAGCTTAAGTGTACTTCCTAGGCAAGGCAACAGAAGATTTTCTAAAAGCTCAGAGGAAGCTGTTTGCCATTCGAACAGTCTGGACTCCAGTAGACATCAGGATCAACATGATACTTTGGATGCCACTGCCCAGAACTCCAGAAATACACAAGAGCCTGTTTCTGCAAAGCTGAAAGAGAAATCGGTTACAGCCTTACCTCATCCTTTTGATGCAAGCAAGCATTGTGCTGACCATGAAAGGGTTGACTTCTTTGACGACATTTACAATG GTGCTGTGATTCCATCGTTTAGCAGTGATTCCTCTGATGATGAATTGAGTGAAGGGCTAGATTCACCTTTAAAATT TTCTGCAGCTCATCATTCATCACCTTCATCACGATGTGATTCACTTAGCTTGCAGCATAACAGT AACTTGGTGGATGAGGCCACACCTGATACATCCATTCACTCCTTCAGTACAGCACAGCCTGCAGCTCAGTATTCTTTGGATTACCTGCTCATggagaccaaaaaaaat GAGGCAGTCAACAAAGAGATTCAGACCCTGCAAGAAAAACTTCAG AGAGGAATCTTGCTTGGAGGCTTTGAGGCTGTAGGCGAGAATGAATGCAACTCTGATGATG ATGGTCTTTCAGCAGAACATCGAGAAGCACTTGAAAAA TTAAAGCTCAACTATAGCCACATTCCAGAAGTACACCCTGGTGAAGTAGTTTTGCTAGCTACAGGCTGTGGCAGAATATTTAACGAAGCACTGTCACCTCTCAGGTGTGGATTTTCACCTTCAAACAACAGCAGTCTGGAAAAAGAGATTGCCAACATCCAGCCAG CATATGTGTCTGATCTGATTTGCTCAGGAGTTATATCCATGACCTCCTTATCCTGCAAGGAGTCCTTAATGCGGTGGATGTTCTTTCTGT CTTCGGTGCATAGTAATGGGATCATTGCACTGAAGTGTGTTGAGGAGATAGCTGAAATGATACAATGGCATATGGAAACAAATAGACCAGAATGTAACACTTGGTCTCCAGAAATTTCTGACATCCTGCGTATTTTTGTCAACTGGG GAGCCAAGCCAGAGAAAGTCATATTTGATCAGAGTGTTGTATGTAATATAAATCAGTTGAG TGAGGTGCTGGATGAAGGACATTCTGTACCTCAGCCTAAAGTGACCTACAGAAACATCGAAGCTGTATTGAGGGTGTTGTCATCTTGTCTTCAGGCGag GCCTAGCTACAGTAACGGAGAACTGACAcagctgttgctgatgttgtgcAAGCTGGCTTTGGATCCGATGCTTAGCAA CCAGATATTGCAGTATGAGATTCAAGTGTGCTTGTCTTCTGTTATGAAGTGCTATAGTCTTAAGCAGTGGCTCACAGCT GTGCCATCACTGAGCCATCAGCTAGCCAGACTGACTAGTCACCACCACAACCATGTATATTTGGCACAACACCTAGGTTTCAGTGAGAGGAGTAGGCAGCTGCAGCAACAGATGGCTTTCCAGCTGCTCAAGGATGCACTGCCTctaggtgatggtggtgatgttgaAAATACTGAGAAAGAAGTCAGAAAATTTAAG TTGAAAGATCTGACAGAACTGCTGCCCAGATGA
- the LOC112564158 gene encoding SMC5-SMC6 complex localization factor protein 2-like isoform X3, with amino-acid sequence MDSLRDSHDEIKCSKSGLFSSSKECQHLHAIGCALCKHEQDEEIQPEKNTTKLLGDTEQSAPWLFSVPPQHGEKGGTVRVAAKNSECLQMESSPIPTVISVRSDSVPSKRVVERTLTVPLLSWKEVSFDLRQRDSLNSISGKNETEHKKMVNPVKDQVYGSDARSGISSLEEATGNADGSLHTRSTQRVTPHGQSSVQETENAFSCNNPDNRSHGHREEGWQTKDKQPFLISPEKLQAFRNALKGSEKFRPKWPQSDTDLSHDDEEKMREPDIVKERRLISHTGQEQGHLAITEHNVEVEMEELEESEVFQMDIDAENRYTPPGSVVHTNIPEFSVPGEPCGNQNLVTPAKHFEHSATAAGMRQVLTNMQDRCSTSMKSVYLETCDEFSHHTRRQGSSESSSSSPPVLEPIYGKESKQPELVKLHQMGTQNTTITLSKEASSLSVLPRQGNRRFSKSSEEAVCHSNSLDSSRHQDQHDTLDATAQNSRNTQEPVSAKLKEKSVTALPHPFDASKHCADHERVDFFDDIYNGAVIPSFSSDSSDDELSEGLDSPLKFSAAHHSSPSSRCDSLSLQHNSNLVDEATPDTSIHSFSTAQPAAQYSLDYLLMETKKNEAVNKEIQTLQEKLQRGILLGGFEAVGENECNSDDDGLSAEHREALEKLKLNYSHIPEVHPGEVVLLATGCGRIFNEALSPLRCGFSPSNNSSLEKEIANIQPAYVSDLICSGVISMTSLSCKESLMRWMFFLSSVHSNGIIALKCVEEIAEMIQWHMETNRPECNTWSPEISDILRIFVNWGAKPEKVIFDQSVVCNINQLSEVLDEGHSVPQPKVTYRNIEAVLRVLSSCLQARPSYSNGELTQLLLMLCKLALDPMLSNQILQYEIQVCLSSVMKCYSLKQWLTAVPSLSHQLARLTSHHHNHVYLAQHLGFSERSRQLQQQMAFQLLKDALPLGDGGDVENTEKEVRKFKLKDLTELLPR; translated from the exons ATGGATTCATTAAGGGATTCTCATGACGagataaaatgttcaaaatcaGGACTTTTTAGTAGCAGCAAGGAATGTCAACATCTTCACGCTATCGGTTGTGCATTGTGCAAACATGAACAAG atgAGGAAATTCAGCCAGAGAAGAACACTACAAAGCTGCTAGGTGACACAGAGCAATCTGCACCTTGGCTATTTTCTGTGCCACCACAACACGGGGAAAAAGGAGGAACCGTCAGGGTGGCTGCTAAAAATAGTGAATGTCTTCAGATGGAGTCTTCACCTATTCCTACTGTTATCAGTGTACGCTCAGATAGTGTGCCAAGCAAGCGTGTTGTTGAAAGAACTCTGACTGTTCCTCTTTTGAGTTGGAAAGAAGTTAGTTTTGACCTAAGACAGAGGGATTCACTGAACTCTATCAGTGGCAAAAATGAGACAGagcataaaaaaatggtaaatcCGGTGAAAGACCAAGTTTATGGATCAGATGCAAGATCTGGTATAAGCAGTTTGGAAGAAGCAACTGGCAATGCTGATGGCTCTCTACACACAAGGTCCACACAAAGAGTAACGCCTCATGGACAGTCATCTGTACAAGAAACTGAGAATGCATTCAGTTGTAATAATCCTGATAACAGATCACATGGTCATCGTGAAGAAGGATGGCAAACCAAAGACAAGCAGCCTTTTTTGATCTCTCCAGAAAAACTCCAAGCATTTCGGAATGCCTTAAAGGGGTCTGAGAAATTCAGACCTAAATGGCCTCAATCTGACACTGATTTATCTCATGACGATGAAGAAAAGATGAGAGAACCAGATATAGTGAAGGAAAGAAGGCTAATTTCACATACTGGGCAAGAACAAGGGCACTTGGCAATAACTGAGCATAATGTAGAGGTTGAGATGGAAGAACTTGAAGAATCTGAAGTCTTCCAGATGGACATTGATGCTGAGAATCGGTATACACCCCCAGGTAGTGTTGTTCACACCAACATCCCAGAATTTTCTGTTCCTGGTGAGCCGTGTGGCAATCAAAACTTGGTGACTCCAGCAAAGCACTTTGAGCATTCTGCTACAGCAGCGGGAATGAGACAGGTTTTAACAAATATGCAGGACAGATGTTCCACAAGTATGAAGTCAGTTTACTTGGAAACATGTGATGAGTTCAGTCATCATACAAGAAGACAGGGATCCTCAGAAAGCAGCTCCTCATCGCCTCCTGTCCTAGAACCCATCTATGGCAAGGAATCAAAACAGCCTGAGCTTGTAAAACTTCACCAGATGGGCACCCAGAATACTACCATTACTTTAAGTAAAGAAGCATCCAGCTTAAGTGTACTTCCTAGGCAAGGCAACAGAAGATTTTCTAAAAGCTCAGAGGAAGCTGTTTGCCATTCGAACAGTCTGGACTCCAGTAGACATCAGGATCAACATGATACTTTGGATGCCACTGCCCAGAACTCCAGAAATACACAAGAGCCTGTTTCTGCAAAGCTGAAAGAGAAATCGGTTACAGCCTTACCTCATCCTTTTGATGCAAGCAAGCATTGTGCTGACCATGAAAGGGTTGACTTCTTTGACGACATTTACAATG GTGCTGTGATTCCATCGTTTAGCAGTGATTCCTCTGATGATGAATTGAGTGAAGGGCTAGATTCACCTTTAAAATT TTCTGCAGCTCATCATTCATCACCTTCATCACGATGTGATTCACTTAGCTTGCAGCATAACAGT AACTTGGTGGATGAGGCCACACCTGATACATCCATTCACTCCTTCAGTACAGCACAGCCTGCAGCTCAGTATTCTTTGGATTACCTGCTCATggagaccaaaaaaaat GAGGCAGTCAACAAAGAGATTCAGACCCTGCAAGAAAAACTTCAG AGAGGAATCTTGCTTGGAGGCTTTGAGGCTGTAGGCGAGAATGAATGCAACTCTGATGATG ATGGTCTTTCAGCAGAACATCGAGAAGCACTTGAAAAA TTAAAGCTCAACTATAGCCACATTCCAGAAGTACACCCTGGTGAAGTAGTTTTGCTAGCTACAGGCTGTGGCAGAATATTTAACGAAGCACTGTCACCTCTCAGGTGTGGATTTTCACCTTCAAACAACAGCAGTCTGGAAAAAGAGATTGCCAACATCCAGCCAG CATATGTGTCTGATCTGATTTGCTCAGGAGTTATATCCATGACCTCCTTATCCTGCAAGGAGTCCTTAATGCGGTGGATGTTCTTTCTGT CTTCGGTGCATAGTAATGGGATCATTGCACTGAAGTGTGTTGAGGAGATAGCTGAAATGATACAATGGCATATGGAAACAAATAGACCAGAATGTAACACTTGGTCTCCAGAAATTTCTGACATCCTGCGTATTTTTGTCAACTGGG GAGCCAAGCCAGAGAAAGTCATATTTGATCAGAGTGTTGTATGTAATATAAATCAGTTGAG TGAGGTGCTGGATGAAGGACATTCTGTACCTCAGCCTAAAGTGACCTACAGAAACATCGAAGCTGTATTGAGGGTGTTGTCATCTTGTCTTCAGGCGag GCCTAGCTACAGTAACGGAGAACTGACAcagctgttgctgatgttgtgcAAGCTGGCTTTGGATCCGATGCTTAGCAA CCAGATATTGCAGTATGAGATTCAAGTGTGCTTGTCTTCTGTTATGAAGTGCTATAGTCTTAAGCAGTGGCTCACAGCT GTGCCATCACTGAGCCATCAGCTAGCCAGACTGACTAGTCACCACCACAACCATGTATATTTGGCACAACACCTAGGTTTCAGTGAGAGGAGTAGGCAGCTGCAGCAACAGATGGCTTTCCAGCTGCTCAAGGATGCACTGCCTctaggtgatggtggtgatgttgaAAATACTGAGAAAGAAGTCAGAAAATTTAAG TTGAAAGATCTGACAGAACTGCTGCCCAGATGA